From the Ciconia boyciana chromosome 24, ASM3463844v1, whole genome shotgun sequence genome, one window contains:
- the LOC140643434 gene encoding nuclear receptor ROR-beta-like isoform X1, with protein MRAQIEVIPCKICGDKSSGIHYGVITCEGCKGFFRRSQQNNASYSCSRQRNCLIDRTNRNRCQHCRLQKCLALGMSRDAVKFGRMSKKQRDSLYAEVQKHQQSQEQSGGTKDEPEPLSRVYTTSVSSGLSDLDDISTLSDGLLFDFPLTPDGSSTYYNLDLLASAQPSPDQSSLDMADATLIKQESIYELMLEPALFAHGALEGGQLAADISVLEIDRVAQNVVKSHLETCQYTTEELKRLAWSLYSPEEVRTLQSKSCEAMWQQCSLQISNAIQYVVEFAKRIDGFMELCQNDQIILLKAGCLEVLLIRMIRAFNPLNNTVLFEGKFGGMQMFKSLGCDDLIGAVFELGRTLCRLQLSDEELALFTAAVLLSPDRPWLTESKKVQKLQDKIYVALQHEIQKKHSTEDKLSKMVSKLPLMKTICNLHLDKLEFFRLLHPETAMNFPPLYKEVFNSELQYSDPRES; from the exons ATGCGAG CCCAAATCGAAGTGATCCCGTGCAAGATCTGCGGAGACAAGTCCTCAGGGATCCACTATGGCGTTATCACCTGCGAAGGCTGCAAG GGTTTTTTTCGGAGGAGCCAGCAGAACAACGCCAGCTACTCCTGCTCCCGGCAGAGGAACTGCCTGATCGACCGCACCAACCGCAACCGCTGCCAGCACTGCCGCCTGCAGAAATGCCTGGCGCTGGGCATGTCCCGCGACG CGGTGAAGTTCGGCCGCATGTCGAAGAAGCAGCGGGACAGCCTCTACGCCGAGGTGCAGAAGcaccagcagagccaggagcagagcgGCGGCACCAAGGATGAGCCCGAGCCCCTGAGCCGCGTCTACACCACCAGCGTCAGCAGCGGGCTCTCGGACCTGGACGACATCTCCACGCTGTCGGACGGGCTCCTCTTCGACTTCCCCCTCACCCCCGATGGCAGCAGCACCTACTACAACCTCGACCTGCTCGCCTCGGCGCAGCCCTCGCCTGACCAGTCCAGCCTGGACATGGCCGACGCCACGCTCATCAAACAGGAGTCCATCTACGAGCTGATGCTGGAGCCAGCCCTGTTCGCGCATGGCGCGCTGGAGGGCGGCCAGCTGGCTGCCGATATCTCCGTCCTTGAGATCG ACCGGGTGGCACAGAATGTGGTGAAGTCACACCTGGAGACGTGCCAGTACACGACGGAGGAGCTCAAGCGCCTGGCGTGGAGCCTCTACTCCCCCGAGGAGGTCCGCACCTTGCAGAGCAAG AGCTGCGAGGCCATGTGGCAGCAGTGCTCGCTGCAGATCTCCAACGCCATCCAGTACGTGGTGGAGTTTGCCAAGCGCATCGACGGCTTCATGGAGCTCTGCCAGAACGACCAAAtcatcctcctgaaagccg GTTGCCTCGAGGTGCTCCTAATCCGCATGATCCGCGCGTTCAACCCCTTGAACAACACCGTCCTCTTCGAGGGGAAGTTCGGCGGCATGCAGATGTTCAAGTCGCTCG GCTGTGACGACCTTATCGGCGCCGTCTTTGAGCTGGGGAGGACCCTGTGCCGCCTGCAGCTGTCGGACGAGGAGCTCGCCCTCTTCACCGCCGCCGTCCTGCTCTCCCCGG ATCGCCCATGGCTGACGGAGTCCAAGAAGGTGCAGAAGCTCCAGGACAAGATCTATGTGGCCCTGCAGCACGAGATCCAGAAGAAACACTCCACCGAGGACAAGCTCTCAAAG ATGGTTTCCAAGCTGCCCTTGATGAAGACCATTTGCAACCTGCACTTGGACAAGCTGGAATTTTTCCGTCTCCTGCACCCAGAGACCGCCATGAACTTCCCACCCCTCTATAAGGAGGTCTTCAACTCAGAGCTTCAGTACAGTGACCCACGGGAGAGCTAA
- the LOC140643434 gene encoding nuclear receptor ROR-beta-like isoform X2, producing the protein MRAQIEVIPCKICGDKSSGIHYGVITCEGCKGFFRRSQQNNASYSCSRQRNCLIDRTNRNRCQHCRLQKCLALGMSRDAVKFGRMSKKQRDSLYAEVQKHQQSQEQSGGTKDEPEPLSRVYTTSVSSGLSDLDDISTLSDGLLFDFPLTPDGSSTYYNLDLLASAQPSPDQSSLDMADATLIKQESIYELMLEPALFAHGALEGGQLAADISVLEIDRVAQNVVKSHLETCQYTTEELKRLAWSLYSPEEVRTLQSKSCEAMWQQCSLQISNAIQYVVEFAKRIDGFMELCQNDQIILLKAGCDDLIGAVFELGRTLCRLQLSDEELALFTAAVLLSPDRPWLTESKKVQKLQDKIYVALQHEIQKKHSTEDKLSKMVSKLPLMKTICNLHLDKLEFFRLLHPETAMNFPPLYKEVFNSELQYSDPRES; encoded by the exons ATGCGAG CCCAAATCGAAGTGATCCCGTGCAAGATCTGCGGAGACAAGTCCTCAGGGATCCACTATGGCGTTATCACCTGCGAAGGCTGCAAG GGTTTTTTTCGGAGGAGCCAGCAGAACAACGCCAGCTACTCCTGCTCCCGGCAGAGGAACTGCCTGATCGACCGCACCAACCGCAACCGCTGCCAGCACTGCCGCCTGCAGAAATGCCTGGCGCTGGGCATGTCCCGCGACG CGGTGAAGTTCGGCCGCATGTCGAAGAAGCAGCGGGACAGCCTCTACGCCGAGGTGCAGAAGcaccagcagagccaggagcagagcgGCGGCACCAAGGATGAGCCCGAGCCCCTGAGCCGCGTCTACACCACCAGCGTCAGCAGCGGGCTCTCGGACCTGGACGACATCTCCACGCTGTCGGACGGGCTCCTCTTCGACTTCCCCCTCACCCCCGATGGCAGCAGCACCTACTACAACCTCGACCTGCTCGCCTCGGCGCAGCCCTCGCCTGACCAGTCCAGCCTGGACATGGCCGACGCCACGCTCATCAAACAGGAGTCCATCTACGAGCTGATGCTGGAGCCAGCCCTGTTCGCGCATGGCGCGCTGGAGGGCGGCCAGCTGGCTGCCGATATCTCCGTCCTTGAGATCG ACCGGGTGGCACAGAATGTGGTGAAGTCACACCTGGAGACGTGCCAGTACACGACGGAGGAGCTCAAGCGCCTGGCGTGGAGCCTCTACTCCCCCGAGGAGGTCCGCACCTTGCAGAGCAAG AGCTGCGAGGCCATGTGGCAGCAGTGCTCGCTGCAGATCTCCAACGCCATCCAGTACGTGGTGGAGTTTGCCAAGCGCATCGACGGCTTCATGGAGCTCTGCCAGAACGACCAAAtcatcctcctgaaagccg GCTGTGACGACCTTATCGGCGCCGTCTTTGAGCTGGGGAGGACCCTGTGCCGCCTGCAGCTGTCGGACGAGGAGCTCGCCCTCTTCACCGCCGCCGTCCTGCTCTCCCCGG ATCGCCCATGGCTGACGGAGTCCAAGAAGGTGCAGAAGCTCCAGGACAAGATCTATGTGGCCCTGCAGCACGAGATCCAGAAGAAACACTCCACCGAGGACAAGCTCTCAAAG ATGGTTTCCAAGCTGCCCTTGATGAAGACCATTTGCAACCTGCACTTGGACAAGCTGGAATTTTTCCGTCTCCTGCACCCAGAGACCGCCATGAACTTCCCACCCCTCTATAAGGAGGTCTTCAACTCAGAGCTTCAGTACAGTGACCCACGGGAGAGCTAA